The DNA region GAATCGCCATGACGACGTCGCCAATGGCCCCGAATTTTATGATAAGAACGCGTCGAATCGTACCCTGCCAGATCTTTGTGTCCATTGATCACAGTCAAGCGACATGCTGCTGAAAACAGTCGCGCCTATCATTCCACGCAAAATGAAAGCGGCCAGATAAATCTCTTCCAGCCTACTTCTTGTGCGTATCCTCTTGCCGGTAAACCGCTCCCGAAGTCTGAACCTGGCTCCGCAGCTTGATCAGTTCAAGCACCTCTGGATCATTGGCCTGTTCACTGCTTGGAGCAAATAGCGCGCGTCCACGCTCCGCGGCAGAAGTGCGTGGCTCGCAAAGGTAATAGATAGCAAGACTGTTGCGTGGTTGATTGGGAGGACATGCGACGGGATCCGGCAAGCCATGCCAGGAATTCTGCGACGTATCAAAGATAACAGCGCGGTTGAACAGACATGGTATCTGCTTGGCTAGTTCCCCAGGAGCATTCTTCGACTCTTCGTGCCTCCAGAACCCAAGCGCGCCGCCCCATTCGGCTTTCCATCCCGGCTGCATATAGATAATCAGATTCAACCGGCGCTCTAACCCGGTCTTGGGGTGGATGGAGTAATCCAAATGCATGTTGAGTTTGCCACCGGTCGCATGGGAGTGCCAGCCGCCACCGTGTAACCCTGGGTCGGCGTAAAGTCGCTCTCCCGCCAATTTGCTCATCTCGCTCACGAACTGCTCGGAGTTGAGGTAGCGGAACAACTGATACGTCGCCCGCGGGAACCTGTCCCAGTGGTTGCAGGCCTTCTTTACCTCAATCGCGTTGTTGTACTCGTTCCATACCGGCCCGTCGAAAGCCGGGAATTCGCCAGCCACTGCATTTGCAACCTCAGGTGAAAGAAAATTATCAATCACAACATGATGGAACGGCTCGGCAGCGCGGAATTTAGGGACCAAAGCGTCAAAGGCCGGGGGAGAACTAAGCGGGGGCGTAAATGACATGACTAGCACATTCTATCCGGTGGGGGCGGGATAATGAAAGCTGGCTCAGATTTGATCCGTAAACTTCAGCCGCCCCTCCTTCAGATAGACCTCGATGCCCTGCCATACAGCGGACAGATTCTTCCACTCGAACCGCCGCACGCGGTTTGCCATCCGGAGCAGAAGAAAAATCGTAATGGAAATGGCGGGCACAGGAGCGTGCCGCTTGAGCAACCGCATTCCCGACGTGGTTGCGAAGCGATCGATCAGTGGGCTGCGCTTCGGACTGCTCGCCCCTTCCTTGTGCAGGATCGCAGTATCCTCGGCAATCGACAGTTCATATCCGGCGCGGCGTAAACGGATACAGAGGTCGCTATCGTCGCAATACATAAAAAAGCCCTCATAAAATATCCCAACGTCTTCGCACACCTTTCGAGGCAGAAGCATACACGCGCCCGTCAGGTACGCATTCCCGCCAAAGTCCGTGGGTTGCACAAAATGAGAGACAAAGCCCGTCCACAAGTTGATACGTCCACCGCCCCACGCCTGTACTTGTGCCGGATCATGCATGTAATACAAAACGCCGCCGATTACACCAGCTCGTGGATTGGCGGAAGCTCGGCGCACGAGCTTTTTCAGGGTATCGGCAGGAGCAATCGTATCGTTGTTCAGCAGCCAGACGTACTCGGCCCCTCGTTGTAATGCCAGCCGGGTTCCCACATTGCAACCCGAAGGGAAGCCCAGATTGCGCTCCTCCTCGATGACCGTGACCCAGGGATGAGCCTCTCGAATCCGACGGCAGGAATCGTTGGTAGAGCCATTGTCGACGACAATAACGTCTAATGCATCGTAGTCCTGATGACGTAGCGAATGAAGACACTCCACCGTGTCCTGCCAGCCGTTCCAATTCACGACAACACACGTCACCCGGGGGGAAGCCCCAGCATCATTTTCCTGCATCATCCCCTCAACCATTAGGCAATGCCCGCTCGTAAAG from Edaphobacter paludis includes:
- a CDS encoding glycosyltransferase family 2 protein yields the protein MMQENDAGASPRVTCVVVNWNGWQDTVECLHSLRHQDYDALDVIVVDNGSTNDSCRRIREAHPWVTVIEEERNLGFPSGCNVGTRLALQRGAEYVWLLNNDTIAPADTLKKLVRRASANPRAGVIGGVLYYMHDPAQVQAWGGGRINLWTGFVSHFVQPTDFGGNAYLTGACMLLPRKVCEDVGIFYEGFFMYCDDSDLCIRLRRAGYELSIAEDTAILHKEGASSPKRSPLIDRFATTSGMRLLKRHAPVPAISITIFLLLRMANRVRRFEWKNLSAVWQGIEVYLKEGRLKFTDQI
- a CDS encoding 2OG-Fe(II) oxygenase; the protein is MSFTPPLSSPPAFDALVPKFRAAEPFHHVVIDNFLSPEVANAVAGEFPAFDGPVWNEYNNAIEVKKACNHWDRFPRATYQLFRYLNSEQFVSEMSKLAGERLYADPGLHGGGWHSHATGGKLNMHLDYSIHPKTGLERRLNLIIYMQPGWKAEWGGALGFWRHEESKNAPGELAKQIPCLFNRAVIFDTSQNSWHGLPDPVACPPNQPRNSLAIYYLCEPRTSAAERGRALFAPSSEQANDPEVLELIKLRSQVQTSGAVYRQEDTHKK